CATTTTTCTCCGTAATAACACCAGCCGATGATCGTCGAAAAGGCAAAGGTCGCCACGCCCAGAGTCACCACCCACTGACCCCACTCGCCCGGCAGACCCTGCGAAAACGCTTCAATCGTCAAGGCCGCTCCCGTCTTTCCCGAATGCCAGGACTGCGTCGCCGCCAGAACCAATCCGGTCATGGAGCAGACCACGATCGTATCCAGAAAGGTGCCCGTCATCGAAACCAGCGCCTGCTTCGCAGGCTCGTTCGTTTTCGCCGCCGCCGCCGCAATTGGCGCGCTCCCCATCCCCGACTCGTTCGAGAACATGCCGCGCGCCACGCCAAAACGTATGGACTGAGCCAGCGTCGCACCGGCAAAACCGCCCGCCGCCGCGCTTCCAGAAAAGGCCGACTCGAATATCATCACCAATCCCTCAGGCACTCGATCCCAATAGGAAAAGAGAATCACCAGCGTCGCTGTAAAATAAATCACCACCATCGCCGGAACCAGAATACTGGAGACCTCGGCAATGCGTTTGATGCCGCCAAGAATCACCAGCCCAGAAACAAAAGCCAGGCCCAGTCCCACGGTGACCGGACTCCAGCCCATCGACTCATTCAACGCCGCCGCCACCGTGTTCGCCTGCACCATATTGCCCGTGCCAAAAGCCGCCACCGAGCCGAACAGAGCGAAGCAAACGCCCAGCCATTTTTTGCCCAAACCGTCGCGCAGGTAGAACATCGGCCCGCCCGAAATCTCGCCGCGCTCGTTGACCAAACGATAACGCACCGCCAGCAAAGCCTCCGCGTACTTCGTCGCCATGCCGAACAAAGCCGTGATCCACATCCAGAACACCGCCCCCGGCCCGCCCAGCGCCACCGCCGTGCTGACCCCCGCGATATTGCCGACGCCAATCGTCGACGCCAGCGCCGTCATCAAGGCGCCGAAATGATGGATATCGCCCTCGCCGCTCCGCTCGCGAGAAAAGGCCAACTTCAATCCATAGCCCAGCATGCGAAACTGAATGAAACGCAGACGAACGGTCAGATAAATCCCCGTCCCCAGCAGAAGTGCCAACATCCACGGTCCCCAGACCATGCCGCTGAGCGCGACGAAAAATTCATTGAGCGATGCCATACCCGCCTTTCGATTAGGAAGAGAAGTTCTCTTTTGAGTCGACTAAAAATCTGCGCGATACCCCGCTGGAAAAACGGTAAACTGTTTTCGCGAAAACCTGAATTCGGTAATTTCCAAAACGACACGCCCTGGCGACTCTCATTCAAAAAAACACCATACTTTAACATGAGTCAATTTATATCCATAAAGGATAACCAGCCCACACTCGGCAAGCACAACCAGATCATCGGCGCCTACCTCTACGATTCACGCGGCGAAAGCGTCGGCAAGATCGAAAGCCTCCTGCTCGACGCGCAGACGCGCAAGCCCCAATTCCTAACCCTGCAACTCGGCGGCTTCCTGCGCACCGCAGGCAAACACATCCTCATCCCCTTTGAACTCTGCGAGCCGCAAGACCTCGGAAAAGTGGTGATCCAGCGGAGCCATCACTCCCTCGCCGATGCTCCCGCAACCGAAAACCCCGACGCGCCCAGCGCGCTGGAAATCGAACTCAGCCTCGAATATTTCGACCGGGCCACGCCCGCAGGATAAGAGCCGAAGCATTCCTATTTCGCTCAAAATACATTGATAGTGTTGCGAGTTCAGCATTAGAAATCTCTCTCTTGGACTAACCAGATAAAAACATCAGCTTTTGGATGAAATACTTCCGCATATGCTACTATCCCTATAGAGAACAAAATCTATCAAGATGGGATTTTAAGAGGGATTTTAATGATGAATATTCCCGTTAATGTCATTTCGTCTCAAGCGGAGCTATGAATAAAGTTATGATTGAAGACAATCCTCAGGGATTTAGGAAGGTTAATCGCGCAGAATCTCATTCGTTTTGTCGCTTTGTCCATTTACACCGAGAAGATCTGGAATCTGTCGTTGACGTGTTTGGTCGACTCGGACAAGTATTGTTGTTTTGCGGAGATTATGAGTTCTCCTCATTAGTTTCCTTGCAGTCAAAGTTTGGATTCTATCCTGAAAGAATCAGAGTGAGTGTTTTTAGTAAGGATCGTACAGAAGAGGATGCGCCTTTGGCAGATTTCTCAATCAGTGGGAGAGGAGCAACAATAAAAATTTCTCCACGTTCGGAGCAATGTCGAGTCGCTTTTTTAGAGGTCTGCCAATTGCTGAATAGCCGTCAAAGTGAATGGATGTCTTTCGCAAAAGTCTTTTTTAGGGCTTTCTTTCCCTTTTTATTTTTACATTTAGTCTTAGTTACTCTTTATGTGGATATTAGTGCTTTGAGTGTTTATTTAGCAGCCTCGGTGGCGGCTTTAAACGCGGCGGCGTGGTTCTTGTTATCACCCAATAAGACGAGTTTTTTCACTCTTTATCATGAACACGAAGCCTCGCTCTGGTCTCAATACAAAACAAACCTTATTTTGATAATTTCAAACATAGCTAGCGCGGCTACCGCTTCTTTGTTGACATGGTGGTTAACGAAATAACCCTCTTTTTATTTTAATAACCTGTTGCTGTCCTTAAATGTATTTGTATTGAATGACTGAATTTTCCGATTCCCACCCCTTTGCGGATCAATGTGGCGTTAAATCCCTTTTTAGATTTTATAGAATCGGTAGAGAAGATTATCTCAGGCATTTGTTTATTGATAAAAAACTATATCACTCTCTTCCCTCTCAATTTAATGACCCATTCGAATGTAAGCCGCATTTCATTTGGCCTGAAAATGAGGAAAAGGTTCGCAAAATTAGACAGCACTTGGAGAATTTTTTTATAGGGAATGGGGAATCTGAAGCTAATGCTAAAAAATTAGCTGCCTCAAATATGAAAAACTTGGAATCTTTTCAGAATCAAATACAGAAGACGGCTCTAATAACGTATGGTGCTGTGAGAATCTGCAGTTTTACCACTCGAAAAGAAAATCTCCTGTTTTGGTCGCATTATGCTGACTCGCATCGGGGATTTTGCGTGGAATTTGACGCCACTAAAATGCCGATAAAATTAGCATATAAAGTTCAGTACAAAAACGAATATCCAGAATTTATTTTTCCAGCCCCTAGGGATGAAAATCTCTTCATTCCCGCGCTGGTCAAATCAAAAGATTGGGAATATGAAGAAGAATTCAGAATCATATTTGTCCCTGAATCAAGAAGGCTACCGCCTAATGATGGTGAGTCGTTAATTCTGGAGAGTAGTGTAATAAAGAATATTTATTTTGGTTCAAATATGGATGAAGGCAAGAAAGGTCTAATAATTAAGCTCATCAAAGAGGGAAAATTAAACCCCGGCATTTGGAACTCTCGTTTAAGTAAGTCTACTTTTAGCCTTGAATTTGAGCCAATTCCCCAAAAGTAATCCACTTCATAGCAATTCGCTAGGCAAGCAACTCCTGCAAGATAATTTCAAAGCCACCCTCACCTGTATCCTCTCCCTGAGGGAGAGGAGGGACTGCGTCCATGGGATAAAAGCAGGAAAATTTCCAATTGCGCCCAACGGGATTGATAACAATACGAGTTTAGCGTTACGGCCCCAGCCACAGGCTGGGGGTTTTTTCTTGACAATTTATAGACAGTGCATAAAATAGCGACATTCGTTTTATTTTTCAGGCACGTAGCTCAGGGGTAGAGTACTTGCTTGACATGCAAGGGGTCGGCGGTTCGAAACCGCCCGTGCCTATTTTTTACTGGATTCTTTCAACGAATTTCCTCCGTGACGGACTCCCGGTCTTTCCTGGTTTTATCCCCTAGAAGACAGGTTGTAATGCGTTCCACCCCCTGACGGGATGCGAGTAGTGTGGGGAACTTAGACTTTTATGTCGCAGACTAAAGAAAAATACGATCTGGAGACGATCCGTCACAGCGCGGCGCATTTGATGGCGCAGGCGGTGAAGCAATTGTTTCCTGAGACCAAGGTCACCATCGGCCCGGTCATTGAAGACGGTTTCTATTACGATTTTTATCGTGAAGAACCCTTCGTTCCCGAAGATATCGAGAAGATCGAGAAGCGCATGCAGGAGATCGTCAAGCAGGGTCTGACGATCACCCGCCAGGAGATCCCGCGCAACGATGCGGTCAAGATGTTTGGCGACATGGACGAATCGTTCAAAAAAGAAATCATCGAGGGCATCGACGAGTCGCAGACCATCACTTTATATTCGCAGGGCGATTTCACCGATCTGTGTCGCGGGCCGCATGTCGGCTCCACCGCAGACATTCCGGCGTTCAAGCTCCTGCACACCTCCGCCGCTTACTGGCGCGGGGATGAGCGCAACCCGGTGTTGCAACGCATTTACGGAACCGCATGGGATTCCCCCAAGGAACTGCGGTCTTATCTGGCGCGGCTGGAAGAGGCGAAGAAGCGCGACCACCGCAAGCTGGGCAAGGAACTGGATTTATTCACCATGACCGACGAGGTGGGGCCGGGCCTCATCCTGTGGCACCCGAAGGGCGCGCGCGTTCGTTACATCATGGAGGAATTCTGGAAACAGGAGCATTACAAGAACGGTTACGAATTGGTGTACACGCCGCACGCGGCGCGGGTTGATTTATGGAAAACCAGCGGGCATATGGATTTCTATAAGGAGAACATTTTCTCGCCGATGGACGTGGAGGGACGCGAGTATGTCCTGAAACCGATGAACTGTCCGTTCCATATCAAAATTTACGAGAGCCGATTACGCAGTTATCGCGATCTGCCGATTCGCTTCGCCGAGCTGGGCACGGTGTACCGTTACGAGCGTTCCGGCGTTTTGCATGGTTTACTGCGCGTGCGCGGATTCACCCAGGACGACGCGCATCTGTTCTGCCGTCCCAATCAGCTGGAAGCGGAAATTTCGAAGGTTCTCGACTTCATCATGTTCGTATTGAAGTCCTTCGGATTTCATGAACACAAGGTTTATCTGAGCACGCGACCCGACAAATTTGTCGGCGAGGAGTCGGACTGGGAAGACGCGACAAACGCTCTCGAAGCGGCGCTCAAGTCAACGAATACAGAATACGAAGTCGATCCCGGCGAGGGTGTTTTCTACGGCCCGAAGATCGACATCAAGATCAAGGACAGTCTCAATCGTTTCTGGCAGGTCTCCACCGTACAGGTGGATTTCAACCTGCCGCAACGTTTTGACATCCATTATATCGAAGAAGACGGCAAGAAACGTCAGCCGATCATGATCCACCGCGCCCTGATGGGTTCGCTGGAACGCTTCTTCGGTTGTTTGATCGAACATTATGCAGGCGCCTTTCCAATCTGGCTGGCTCCGGTTCAGGTGATCTTGCTGGCGATCACCGACGATAACCACGCTTACGCCGAAGAAGTGGCGCAAAAACTGGAAAAAGAAGGCATTCGCGTCGAAAAAGACTTGCGAAACGAAAAGATTGGGTTCAAAATCAGAGAGGCCCAAATGCAAAAAATTCCTTATATGCTGGTTCTGGGAGGCAAGGAAGCCGAAAGCAAGACGCTTGCGGTTCGCAAACGCCGTTCCAAAGAAACCGCGACGATGTCATATGAAGAATTTTTGGACTTGCTGAAAAAGGAAATTGCGGATAAAACCATCGACACAGAGAATTGAGTCGTTGAGCCTTTTGTAGTTTTCAGGCCCCGTTAATTTTGTCAACAATGAATAGGAGATTCCTCTAATTAACAAAAAGCAACGCGTTAACCAGATGATTCGCGCACGGGAAGTAAGCGTGATCGCCGAAAACGGCGATCCAATGGGGACCATGTCGGTGCCCGATGCTTTGAACTTGGCTAAAGAACACGAGATGGACCTGGTGGAAGTGGCGCCCAACGCCGTACCGCCTGTGTGCAGGATCATGGACTACGGCAAATTCAAGTACCGGCAAAGCAAACGCGCCCACGAGGCCAAGAAGAACCAGAAAATCATTCACGTCAAGGAAGTCAAATTCAGACCCACGACGGATGAGCACGACTTCGATTTCAAGCTGAAACACGTCAAACGTTTCATCGAAGGCGGAGACAAGGCGAAAGTGGTTATCTTCTTCCGGGGTCGGGAAATTGTGCATCGAGATATGGGCGAACAGGTTCTCAAGAGAATCGTTCAGGAAACAGAGGAAATCGCCCTCGTCGAGCAGTCATCCAAGCAAGAAGGCAGAACGCTGGTGATGATTCTCGCGCCAAAGGTTAAGAAAAAATAAATTCACGGTCAATACGATTCACGAAGGGAAAGGGAGTCATGCCAAAAATCAAAACGAACAAAAGCGCGGCGAAACGCTTCAAGCGGACGGGAACCGGCAAGATCAAACGCAACCATGCGTTCACGAGCCACATCCTGACCAGCAAGTCCACCAAGCGCAAACGAAATCTTAGAAAAACAGACACCCTCTGCGCAGGCGACGCCAAACGCATCGCGCGGATCATGCCCTATTAGTTTTTAGGGACAAACGCACAACGAAGTCAAACGACTCCATAGGAGATAGACACAATGGCCCGAGCAGTTAACGGAACAATATCAAGACGACGACGGAAAAAGGTACTCGCCCTCGCCAAAGGCTTTCGCGGCATGCGGAGCAAAAACTACCGCAAAGCTAAAGAAGCGGTTTGCAAGGCGCTGAGCTATGCCTATCGCGATCGACGCGCCAAAAAACGCGATTTTCGCCGCTTGTGGGTGGCTCGAATCAACGCGGCGGTACGCGCGGAAGGTCTCACTTACAGCAAGTTCATGCACGGTTTGAAGAAAGCCAACATCGAGCTGGATCGAAAAATTCTTTCCAACATGGCGATTGAAAATCAGGAATCTTTCCGCGCTCTGATGAAGACCGCGCGCGAACAACTGGAAGCGGCCTCCTAAGCCCTTCCCGGGTTCGATTCGAACTCTGTCGGGCCTCCCGCTTCTATGATTGAAACTATCGACACGATTCGCAGGGAGTTCGACTCCCAGATCGATTCCGTCGCCTCCAGCGAAAGCCACCAACGCCTTCGAGCCGATTTCATCGGCAAAAAAGGCGCGGTGTCCCAGGCGATGAAAGACCTCCGCTCTCTTTCCCCCGAGGAAAAACGAGCGGTCGGCAAACCCCTCAACGATTTAAAAGTCTACATCGAAACGCGGCTCAAGGAAGCCGCCGATCGACTCGACTCGCAAGGCGGGAACGCTCGCGAAGAAACTTTCGACCACACGATTCCCGGTCGACGCGCGCCGCAAGGCTCCATTCACCCCGTGACTCAGGTCATGGAAGAAATCATTTCCATCTTCTTCAGCCTGGGATTCAGCGTTGAAGAAGGCCCGCAGATCGAAACCGACTATTATAATTTTGAAGCGCTGAATATTC
This window of the Candidatus Nitrohelix vancouverensis genome carries:
- the rplT gene encoding 50S ribosomal protein L20, with the protein product MARAVNGTISRRRRKKVLALAKGFRGMRSKNYRKAKEAVCKALSYAYRDRRAKKRDFRRLWVARINAAVRAEGLTYSKFMHGLKKANIELDRKILSNMAIENQESFRALMKTAREQLEAAS
- the thrS gene encoding threonine--tRNA ligase, with translation MSQTKEKYDLETIRHSAAHLMAQAVKQLFPETKVTIGPVIEDGFYYDFYREEPFVPEDIEKIEKRMQEIVKQGLTITRQEIPRNDAVKMFGDMDESFKKEIIEGIDESQTITLYSQGDFTDLCRGPHVGSTADIPAFKLLHTSAAYWRGDERNPVLQRIYGTAWDSPKELRSYLARLEEAKKRDHRKLGKELDLFTMTDEVGPGLILWHPKGARVRYIMEEFWKQEHYKNGYELVYTPHAARVDLWKTSGHMDFYKENIFSPMDVEGREYVLKPMNCPFHIKIYESRLRSYRDLPIRFAELGTVYRYERSGVLHGLLRVRGFTQDDAHLFCRPNQLEAEISKVLDFIMFVLKSFGFHEHKVYLSTRPDKFVGEESDWEDATNALEAALKSTNTEYEVDPGEGVFYGPKIDIKIKDSLNRFWQVSTVQVDFNLPQRFDIHYIEEDGKKRQPIMIHRALMGSLERFFGCLIEHYAGAFPIWLAPVQVILLAITDDNHAYAEEVAQKLEKEGIRVEKDLRNEKIGFKIREAQMQKIPYMLVLGGKEAESKTLAVRKRRSKETATMSYEEFLDLLKKEIADKTIDTEN
- a CDS encoding PRC-barrel domain containing protein; the encoded protein is MSQFISIKDNQPTLGKHNQIIGAYLYDSRGESVGKIESLLLDAQTRKPQFLTLQLGGFLRTAGKHILIPFELCEPQDLGKVVIQRSHHSLADAPATENPDAPSALEIELSLEYFDRATPAG
- a CDS encoding DUF2971 domain-containing protein, which translates into the protein MTEFSDSHPFADQCGVKSLFRFYRIGREDYLRHLFIDKKLYHSLPSQFNDPFECKPHFIWPENEEKVRKIRQHLENFFIGNGESEANAKKLAASNMKNLESFQNQIQKTALITYGAVRICSFTTRKENLLFWSHYADSHRGFCVEFDATKMPIKLAYKVQYKNEYPEFIFPAPRDENLFIPALVKSKDWEYEEEFRIIFVPESRRLPPNDGESLILESSVIKNIYFGSNMDEGKKGLIIKLIKEGKLNPGIWNSRLSKSTFSLEFEPIPQK
- a CDS encoding sodium:alanine symporter family protein: MASLNEFFVALSGMVWGPWMLALLLGTGIYLTVRLRFIQFRMLGYGLKLAFSRERSGEGDIHHFGALMTALASTIGVGNIAGVSTAVALGGPGAVFWMWITALFGMATKYAEALLAVRYRLVNERGEISGGPMFYLRDGLGKKWLGVCFALFGSVAAFGTGNMVQANTVAAALNESMGWSPVTVGLGLAFVSGLVILGGIKRIAEVSSILVPAMVVIYFTATLVILFSYWDRVPEGLVMIFESAFSGSAAAGGFAGATLAQSIRFGVARGMFSNESGMGSAPIAAAAAKTNEPAKQALVSMTGTFLDTIVVCSMTGLVLAATQSWHSGKTGAALTIEAFSQGLPGEWGQWVVTLGVATFAFSTIIGWCYYGEKCLEFLTGIRFIMHYRMVWVLFVFLGAVFKLEIVWNLSDTMNGMMAIPNLIGLLLLGGILSKETIRFERGIGDGSINKFD
- a CDS encoding translation initiation factor IF-3 yields the protein MNKKQRVNQMIRAREVSVIAENGDPMGTMSVPDALNLAKEHEMDLVEVAPNAVPPVCRIMDYGKFKYRQSKRAHEAKKNQKIIHVKEVKFRPTTDEHDFDFKLKHVKRFIEGGDKAKVVIFFRGREIVHRDMGEQVLKRIVQETEEIALVEQSSKQEGRTLVMILAPKVKKK
- the rpmI gene encoding 50S ribosomal protein L35, whose amino-acid sequence is MPKIKTNKSAAKRFKRTGTGKIKRNHAFTSHILTSKSTKRKRNLRKTDTLCAGDAKRIARIMPY